One genomic window of uncultured delta proteobacterium includes the following:
- a CDS encoding Siroheme synthase, translating to MEICAIVLPMHLYPVFLSLADSRVLVAGAGKVGRRKIAGLRDARAGEILVFDPALSETDQRELQALSGVRVLCRAVRDDDIAGCALVFAATSDRAENERIAAACAAQGVLCNVADDPDGGTFHVPAHTRLNGLLAAFSTSGGSPALAGRIRKDAAVWLEERYGPLLVFMGRLRPLVLAMDGEADQHGELFRSLVNSELGDFLARQDRLKIRETVTALLPASLHGHIEELLHGLW from the coding sequence ATGGAGATATGCGCTATAGTCCTTCCCATGCACTTGTATCCCGTGTTTCTTTCTCTTGCGGACAGCCGCGTTCTTGTGGCCGGAGCGGGCAAGGTCGGCAGACGGAAAATCGCCGGTCTTCGCGACGCGCGGGCCGGGGAAATACTGGTTTTTGATCCCGCTTTGTCCGAAACGGACCAGCGGGAGCTGCAAGCCCTTTCCGGCGTGCGCGTTTTGTGCCGCGCGGTCCGGGACGACGATATCGCGGGGTGCGCCCTGGTTTTCGCGGCCACGAGCGACAGGGCGGAAAACGAACGCATCGCGGCGGCATGCGCGGCGCAAGGCGTGTTGTGCAACGTCGCGGATGATCCGGATGGCGGCACGTTCCACGTTCCCGCCCATACCCGGCTCAACGGGTTGCTTGCCGCCTTTTCCACGTCCGGCGGAAGTCCGGCCCTGGCCGGGCGCATTCGCAAAGACGCGGCCGTGTGGCTGGAAGAGCGATACGGCCCGCTTCTCGTCTTCATGGGGCGGCTGCGTCCTTTGGTCTTAGCCATGGACGGAGAGGCGGACCAGCACGGGGAACTCTTCCGTTCCCTTGTGAATTCGGAATTGGGTGACTTCCTTGCGCGGCAGGACCGGCTGAAAATACGCGAAACCGTAACCGCGCTGCTGCCCGCATCGTTGCACGGCCATATTGAGGAGCTTTTGCATGGGCTTTGGTGA
- a CDS encoding putative Cytochrome c assembly protein (Evidence 3 : Function proposed based on presence of conserved amino acid motif, structural feature or limited homology), with amino-acid sequence MGFGDVVLICYALGSLGGLLGLVPRWHCLRKPAAWAITAGFAAHTLLILLSPGFRDMEALSRGELVQVMAWSLVFVYCVTWWRLRSPILGLTAGPLALALFFASSALGNIEGGLPEHMTGAFFVLHLVVLSVNFALITLGLGSALYFLNLRRKLKSRKILPEAGADTPALSTVDRINKLIVLWGFPLFTLGLLTGFAWALGSRGAVVTSDPKEVASILLWLLYALVFSQRFVLGWYGKKAAVMLIVLFAATLLSLVGVNFFMHSHHNFFQTPGF; translated from the coding sequence ATGGGCTTTGGTGACGTTGTCCTTATTTGCTACGCTTTGGGCAGTCTGGGAGGGCTTCTCGGGCTGGTCCCGCGCTGGCATTGTTTGCGCAAACCCGCCGCCTGGGCCATTACCGCCGGGTTTGCCGCGCACACGCTGCTGATTCTCCTGTCGCCGGGATTCCGGGATATGGAAGCGCTCAGCCGGGGCGAGTTGGTGCAGGTCATGGCCTGGAGCCTGGTGTTCGTCTACTGCGTTACCTGGTGGCGGTTGCGGTCGCCTATTTTGGGGCTGACCGCCGGACCGCTGGCGCTCGCTCTCTTCTTTGCCTCCTCCGCGCTGGGCAATATCGAGGGTGGCCTGCCGGAACACATGACGGGCGCTTTTTTCGTGCTGCACCTTGTTGTGCTGTCCGTGAACTTTGCGCTCATAACCCTGGGGCTGGGGTCCGCGCTGTATTTTCTCAATTTGCGCCGGAAACTTAAATCCCGGAAAATCCTGCCCGAAGCGGGCGCGGATACTCCTGCCCTGTCCACGGTCGACCGCATCAACAAGCTGATCGTGCTGTGGGGCTTTCCGCTCTTCACCCTGGGGCTCCTGACCGGATTCGCCTGGGCGCTCGGCTCGCGCGGGGCTGTGGTCACCTCCGACCCCAAGGAAGTCGCCTCCATCCTGCTCTGGCTTTTGTACGCCCTGGTGTTCTCGCAACGCTTCGTGCTCGGCTGGTACGGGAAAAAGGCCGCCGTCATGTTGATCGTCCTTTTCGCGGCGACGCTGCTGTCCCTTGTCGGGGTCAATTTTTTCATGCACAGCCACCACAATTTTTTCCAGACCCCGGGGTTTTGA
- the hemA gene encoding Glutamyl-tRNA reductase, which translates to MKRTVYLFGLNHRSADVAVRESFALSDAECRVCDVIPLDAAITEALILSTCNRVEILAVGEGEGVRQKVLECWAGQCGRSCDELAPHVYMHEGTDAVLHLFRVASGLDSLVLGEPQILGQLKDAYRKALEQKASKVILNRLLHKAFMTAKRVRTETGVASSAVSVSYAAVSLARRIFGDLQGKTVLVVGAGEMAELAATHLAEGQGAHLAFTNRTYERAMVLATRFKGSSFPFDELPVRLEEADIVISSTGAPEPVITLEMMRPVMKKRRDKPLFCIDIAVPRDVEDAVSTLDEVYLYNIDDLSEVVASNRAARQGEARKAEGIVADEAERFCAWMHSLGLQGTIADIVHRSESIMEEELEKTLRRIGPVTPETAEALRLMIAAMAKKLNHDPITYLKRRYTEEDTGMRLVTLARSLFNLDGENVPDDAHLGRKRRP; encoded by the coding sequence ATGAAAAGAACCGTCTACCTTTTCGGCCTCAACCACCGTTCGGCCGATGTCGCCGTCCGCGAGAGCTTTGCCTTGTCGGACGCAGAATGCCGGGTCTGCGACGTCATTCCCCTGGATGCCGCGATAACGGAGGCGCTCATCCTCTCTACCTGCAACCGGGTGGAAATTCTGGCCGTGGGCGAAGGGGAGGGCGTGCGTCAAAAGGTTCTTGAATGTTGGGCCGGACAGTGCGGGCGCTCCTGTGACGAGCTTGCCCCGCACGTCTATATGCATGAGGGAACCGACGCCGTGCTCCATTTGTTCCGGGTTGCGTCGGGCCTGGATTCCCTCGTGCTCGGCGAACCGCAGATCCTCGGCCAGTTAAAGGACGCCTACCGCAAAGCCTTGGAGCAAAAAGCGTCCAAGGTCATCCTCAACAGGCTTTTGCACAAGGCGTTTATGACCGCCAAGCGCGTCCGCACGGAAACCGGGGTCGCGTCCAGCGCCGTTTCCGTCAGTTACGCGGCAGTCTCCCTGGCCCGCCGGATTTTTGGCGATTTGCAGGGCAAAACCGTTTTGGTCGTGGGCGCGGGCGAAATGGCGGAACTCGCGGCTACACACCTGGCGGAGGGGCAGGGCGCGCATCTCGCCTTCACGAACCGCACATATGAGCGGGCCATGGTTCTGGCCACCCGCTTCAAGGGTTCCTCGTTTCCGTTCGACGAGTTGCCCGTGCGCCTGGAAGAGGCGGATATCGTCATCAGTTCCACCGGCGCGCCGGAACCCGTGATAACCCTGGAGATGATGCGCCCGGTCATGAAAAAACGCCGGGATAAGCCCTTGTTCTGTATCGATATCGCCGTGCCCCGCGACGTGGAAGACGCCGTGAGCACGCTCGATGAAGTGTACCTCTACAACATCGACGACCTTTCCGAAGTGGTCGCATCAAACCGCGCGGCGCGCCAGGGGGAGGCCCGCAAGGCCGAAGGGATCGTAGCGGACGAGGCCGAGCGGTTCTGCGCCTGGATGCATTCGCTGGGCTTGCAGGGAACCATCGCGGATATCGTGCACCGGTCGGAATCCATCATGGAGGAAGAACTGGAGAAGACCCTGCGCCGGATAGGGCCTGTCACGCCGGAAACGGCGGAAGCCTTGCGGCTGATGATAGCGGCCATGGCCAAAAAGCTGAATCACGACCCGATTACGTACCTGAAACGCCGGTACACGGAAGAAGACACGGGCATGCGGCTGGTTACGCTCGCCCGTTCCCTGTTCAACCTGGACGGGGAAAACGTGCCCGACGACGCCCACCTGGGCAGAAAAAGACGGCCATGA
- the tilS gene encoding tRNA(Ile)-lysidine synthase: MTERALPLRLRDLPSGAARFCLAVERFCRDELLCDLTGESMVVAYSGGADSKALLFALFFLAPRLDLTLHAATLDHGLRPESGAEVRDAAAVCRRLGVRFHTAEKDVAGYAAANGVGLEEAGRILRLEFLKTVRASTGCGRIAAGHQLNDLAEDCLMRMTRGAGWPALAGMAGIVDDTRIIRPLLLTPRAAIEAFLREIGEPWHDDAMNADDAYFRNRVRNHILPLFLKENPAFLDTVADRWRMARDDAAFFKDALAAIPAVRVEDGIFLSRNALAGLPPSLRVRKYRDIVMELGKGQATAEHLAALDAAWRRNEGGKEIQFPGGKKARIKEGGVFFCAGGLPDLGK; the protein is encoded by the coding sequence ATGACGGAACGCGCTCTTCCCCTGCGGCTGCGGGATCTTCCTTCCGGCGCGGCGCGGTTTTGCCTTGCCGTGGAACGGTTTTGCCGCGACGAGCTTTTGTGCGATCTCACCGGTGAGTCCATGGTGGTCGCGTACTCCGGCGGCGCGGATTCCAAGGCGCTTTTGTTCGCCTTGTTTTTCCTGGCCCCCCGGCTTGACCTGACCCTGCATGCGGCCACCCTTGACCACGGGCTGCGGCCGGAATCCGGCGCGGAAGTCCGTGACGCGGCGGCGGTTTGCCGCCGCCTGGGCGTCCGGTTCCATACGGCGGAAAAGGACGTCGCCGGGTACGCGGCCGCAAACGGCGTTGGGTTGGAGGAAGCCGGGCGCATCCTCCGGCTGGAGTTTCTGAAAACCGTGCGCGCTTCCACGGGCTGCGGCCGGATAGCCGCCGGGCACCAGCTCAACGACCTGGCCGAAGACTGCCTCATGCGCATGACGCGCGGGGCCGGCTGGCCCGCGCTTGCCGGAATGGCGGGAATCGTGGACGATACCAGGATCATCCGCCCGTTATTGCTGACGCCGCGCGCCGCTATCGAGGCCTTTCTCCGGGAGATAGGCGAACCCTGGCATGACGACGCCATGAATGCGGATGACGCCTATTTCCGCAACCGGGTGCGCAACCATATTCTGCCCCTGTTTTTGAAGGAAAATCCGGCGTTTCTGGATACCGTGGCGGACCGTTGGCGCATGGCGCGGGACGACGCCGCCTTTTTCAAGGACGCTCTCGCGGCCATTCCTGCGGTACGCGTGGAAGACGGCATTTTTCTTTCCCGCAACGCGCTTGCCGGCCTGCCGCCGTCGCTCCGCGTCCGCAAGTACCGGGACATCGTCATGGAACTCGGCAAAGGGCAGGCCACGGCGGAGCATCTCGCCGCTCTTGACGCGGCCTGGCGGCGCAATGAGGGCGGCAAGGAAATCCAGTTTCCCGGCGGTAAAAAAGCCCGCATCAAGGAGGGGGGCGTGTTTTTCTGCGCGGGGGGCCTGCCCGATTTGGGAAAATAA
- the adk gene encoding Adenylate kinase has protein sequence MNILLFGPNGSGKGTQGALLKEKYNLAHIESGAIFREHIGNGTALGKKAKEYMDRGDLVPDDITIPMVLETLKEKGKNGWLLDGFPRNMVQAEKLWDALQKAGMKLDYVVELLLPRQIAKDRIMGRRLCATDNNHPNNIHIAAIAPKGDICRVCGGALSARADDQNEGAINKRHEIYYDEKSGTLAAAYFFKGLAAKGLTKYIELDGQGDITSVKEALMQRLK, from the coding sequence ATGAATATACTTCTTTTCGGCCCGAACGGCAGCGGCAAGGGAACGCAAGGCGCTCTTCTGAAAGAGAAATATAATTTGGCCCACATCGAATCCGGCGCCATTTTCCGTGAGCATATCGGCAACGGCACCGCGCTCGGCAAGAAAGCCAAAGAGTACATGGACCGCGGCGACTTGGTGCCCGACGACATCACTATCCCCATGGTGCTGGAAACCCTCAAGGAAAAAGGCAAAAACGGCTGGCTTCTGGACGGGTTCCCCCGCAACATGGTTCAGGCGGAAAAGCTCTGGGACGCCTTGCAAAAGGCCGGAATGAAGCTTGATTACGTCGTGGAACTGTTGCTGCCCCGCCAGATCGCCAAGGACCGGATCATGGGCCGCAGGCTCTGCGCCACGGACAACAACCACCCCAACAATATCCATATCGCGGCAATCGCGCCCAAGGGCGATATCTGCCGCGTGTGCGGCGGGGCGCTTTCCGCCCGCGCCGACGATCAGAACGAAGGCGCCATCAACAAGCGCCACGAAATTTATTATGACGAAAAAAGCGGCACCCTCGCGGCCGCGTATTTCTTCAAGGGCCTTGCCGCCAAGGGGCTGACGAAATATATCGAGCTTGACGGACAGGGCGACATCACTTCCGTGAAAGAAGCATTGATGCAACGACTTAAATAG
- a CDS encoding Glycosyl transferase family 9, which produces MAHHLVIQLARFGDTIQTKRLLLSLAATPGDTVHLAVDPSLAAFARRIYPFAVVHEVRAHATNLAAAEAFSRNRSVFAALAEIPFSSVYTLNFSGMALALAGLFDPDSVRGYSCRNGQAFRSRWLRMGFRWMGNRRMAPMNLVDFWAYLHPDPVAPSAVNPAARAGGGGKIAVVASGREARRSLPPEVLAPLVEAAFVAHGGPEIVILGSNAERVFARKLSRLFRPAVLQKVDDACGRTSLSDLPDILAGCDRVLTPDTGIMHLAAHMGVPVQAFFLSSAWCFETGPYGDGHTVFQATRSCAPCVETRPCPHAVACLSPFASPALHRAVQGKEPETWPEELARFRTHCDAFGCDYIPDAGTLPELTKRAALRSLLAEYCGIFEAGAAASRFAETVFHETDWMLPPVDESGRAGILPQGE; this is translated from the coding sequence GTGGCGCACCATCTCGTCATCCAGCTTGCCCGGTTCGGGGATACGATCCAGACGAAGCGTCTGCTTCTTTCCCTTGCGGCAACGCCCGGCGATACGGTGCATCTGGCCGTTGATCCCTCCCTGGCAGCGTTTGCCCGCCGGATATACCCTTTTGCCGTTGTGCATGAGGTCCGGGCGCACGCGACGAATCTAGCGGCGGCGGAAGCGTTTTCCCGTAACAGGAGCGTTTTCGCCGCCCTTGCCGAAATTCCTTTTTCTTCCGTGTATACGCTCAATTTTTCCGGCATGGCCCTGGCCCTGGCCGGTCTTTTTGATCCGGACTCCGTCCGCGGCTACAGCTGCCGGAACGGCCAGGCCTTCCGTTCGCGCTGGCTGCGCATGGGATTTCGCTGGATGGGCAACCGCCGTATGGCGCCCATGAACCTCGTGGATTTTTGGGCGTATCTGCACCCGGATCCCGTCGCCCCGTCAGCGGTCAACCCGGCAGCCAGGGCCGGAGGCGGCGGAAAAATCGCCGTCGTGGCCTCAGGCCGGGAGGCCAGGCGTTCGCTCCCGCCCGAAGTGCTCGCTCCTCTTGTGGAAGCGGCTTTCGTGGCCCACGGCGGGCCGGAAATCGTCATTCTGGGCAGCAATGCGGAGCGGGTTTTCGCCCGCAAACTGTCCCGCCTTTTCCGTCCGGCGGTGCTGCAAAAAGTGGATGACGCCTGCGGCAGAACGAGTCTGTCCGACCTGCCGGATATCCTCGCGGGGTGCGATCGTGTGCTGACGCCCGATACGGGCATCATGCACCTTGCCGCGCATATGGGCGTTCCCGTCCAGGCGTTTTTCCTGTCCTCGGCCTGGTGTTTTGAAACCGGCCCGTACGGAGACGGGCATACCGTGTTCCAGGCGACCCGATCCTGCGCGCCCTGCGTGGAAACGCGGCCCTGCCCGCACGCGGTGGCCTGTCTTTCCCCGTTTGCATCACCGGCGCTGCACCGCGCCGTTCAGGGAAAAGAGCCTGAAACCTGGCCGGAAGAGCTGGCGCGGTTCCGAACGCATTGCGACGCTTTCGGCTGCGACTATATCCCGGATGCCGGTACGTTGCCGGAACTGACCAAAAGGGCGGCTTTGCGGTCCCTTCTGGCGGAATATTGCGGCATCTTTGAGGCCGGAGCCGCTGCTTCCCGGTTCGCGGAAACGGTCTTTCATGAAACGGATTGGATGCTGCCGCCCGTGGACGAGAGCGGCAGGGCGGGCATTCTGCCGCAAGGGGAGTGA
- a CDS encoding CgeB family protein: MQRVLVVLPFYGGSLPIGRYCVAALQELGCLVDVFESPSFYGALRACKELNVSIERQEYLENSFLQVVTQAVLATVERFEPDLVLCMAQAPLSRQGLSRLRKDGVPTAMWFVEDYRLFTYWRAFAPLYDIFAVIQKEPFLGELAQNGVANALYLPLAADPSVHKPLELSPADAQRFGAELSFMGAGYPNRRAAFRHLVRHGLKIWGTEWEGDPILAPLVQMQGKRINTEDTVRIFNAAAINLNLHSSVNAEELVPQGDFVNPRTFEIAACGAFQLVDRRSLMPELFDESDLATFSSLPELEEKIAYFAGHPDERRAYAERGRERVLAGHTYAARMRTLLEFAQKRLPQRAKRVDRDWPDDLPEALRGELHALYGALGLPSGAGFSDVVAAVRRKNEKLSSLETAILFLDEWKKQYSL, encoded by the coding sequence ATGCAGCGAGTTCTGGTGGTTTTGCCCTTTTACGGCGGTTCCCTCCCTATCGGGCGGTATTGCGTTGCCGCGCTGCAGGAGCTTGGCTGCCTTGTGGACGTGTTTGAATCCCCTTCCTTTTACGGCGCGTTGCGGGCCTGCAAGGAATTGAACGTTTCCATCGAGCGGCAGGAGTATCTGGAAAACAGCTTCCTGCAGGTCGTCACCCAGGCGGTTCTCGCCACGGTGGAGCGCTTTGAACCGGATCTGGTTTTGTGCATGGCCCAGGCGCCGCTCAGCCGTCAGGGCCTCTCCCGTCTGCGCAAGGACGGCGTGCCCACGGCCATGTGGTTTGTTGAGGATTACCGCCTGTTCACGTATTGGCGGGCCTTCGCCCCGCTGTACGACATTTTCGCGGTCATCCAGAAGGAACCTTTTTTGGGGGAACTGGCGCAAAACGGCGTTGCCAACGCGCTGTATCTTCCGCTTGCCGCGGACCCGAGCGTGCACAAACCTTTGGAGTTGTCCCCGGCGGACGCGCAGCGGTTCGGGGCGGAACTTTCCTTCATGGGCGCCGGGTATCCGAACCGCAGGGCCGCTTTCCGGCATCTTGTCCGCCACGGGCTGAAAATATGGGGAACGGAATGGGAGGGCGACCCCATCCTTGCCCCGCTGGTCCAGATGCAGGGAAAACGCATCAACACCGAGGACACGGTCCGGATCTTCAACGCCGCCGCCATAAACTTGAACCTGCATTCCAGCGTGAATGCGGAAGAGCTTGTGCCGCAGGGCGATTTCGTGAACCCCCGGACCTTTGAAATCGCCGCGTGCGGCGCTTTCCAGCTTGTGGACAGGCGTTCTCTCATGCCGGAACTGTTTGATGAAAGCGACCTCGCGACCTTTTCCAGCCTGCCCGAACTGGAAGAAAAAATAGCCTATTTCGCCGGGCATCCCGATGAACGGCGCGCCTATGCGGAGCGGGGCAGAGAACGCGTTCTCGCCGGGCACACCTATGCCGCGCGGATGCGGACGCTGCTCGAATTTGCGCAAAAGAGGCTGCCGCAACGGGCGAAACGGGTTGACCGGGACTGGCCCGACGATCTGCCCGAGGCGTTGCGCGGGGAACTGCATGCCTTGTACGGCGCGCTGGGGCTGCCCTCCGGGGCGGGGTTTTCCGATGTCGTGGCGGCCGTCCGGCGCAAGAACGAAAAACTGAGTTCCCTGGAAACCGCGATACTCTTCCTCGACGAGTGGAAGAAACAATATTCGCTCTGA
- the bcsP gene encoding 31 kDa immunogenic protein, translating to MKMKQVLVIALAATTILASAGMALAAKNYVSIATGGTSGTYFPIGGAIAQAVTKGSDIQATAETGNAAVANINLIAKGDIEIAFVQNDISYWAYKGEQMFKQPLTNVRAVASLYPEHIQIIIAKNAGITDVASLKGKRVGVGAPGSGTEGDAKAILTLAGVKYDDMKVDFLDFGATTSRFKDNQIDAGFVVAGYPTASVMDLALTKDISLLSFSDDLLAKLSKAHPYFVASSIPGNTYKGVTADTKTPAVMAILVTHDKMPDDVIYKFTKAMFDNIADVHASHAKGKEINLKTALDGLTVPLHPGAAKYYKEKGMAVK from the coding sequence ATGAAAATGAAACAAGTACTTGTCATTGCTCTCGCGGCCACAACGATTCTGGCTTCCGCGGGCATGGCCCTGGCGGCAAAAAATTACGTCTCCATCGCAACGGGCGGCACCTCCGGGACCTACTTCCCGATCGGGGGCGCCATCGCCCAAGCAGTAACCAAGGGTAGCGACATTCAGGCCACGGCGGAAACCGGCAACGCTGCCGTTGCCAACATCAACCTGATCGCCAAGGGCGATATTGAAATCGCCTTCGTACAAAACGACATTTCATACTGGGCGTACAAAGGGGAGCAGATGTTCAAGCAGCCCCTGACCAACGTGCGCGCCGTCGCGTCCCTGTATCCCGAGCATATCCAGATCATCATCGCCAAAAACGCCGGTATCACGGACGTTGCCAGCCTGAAAGGCAAACGCGTCGGCGTGGGCGCTCCCGGCTCCGGGACCGAAGGCGACGCCAAGGCCATCCTGACCCTCGCCGGTGTGAAGTATGACGACATGAAGGTCGACTTCCTCGACTTCGGCGCGACCACCAGCCGCTTCAAGGACAACCAGATCGACGCCGGGTTCGTTGTCGCCGGGTATCCCACCGCCTCCGTCATGGACCTCGCCCTGACGAAAGACATCAGCCTGCTCAGCTTCAGCGACGACCTCCTGGCGAAGCTTTCCAAGGCGCACCCGTATTTCGTGGCCAGCTCCATCCCGGGCAACACGTATAAGGGTGTGACGGCCGACACCAAGACCCCCGCCGTCATGGCCATTCTCGTCACCCACGACAAGATGCCCGACGACGTCATCTACAAGTTCACCAAGGCCATGTTCGACAACATCGCCGACGTGCACGCTTCCCACGCCAAGGGCAAGGAAATCAACCTGAAAACGGCTCTTGACGGCCTGACCGTGCCCCTGCACCCCGGCGCCGCCAAGTACTACAAGGAAAAGGGCATGGCCGTTAAGTAA
- a CDS encoding TRAP transporter, 4TM/12TM fusion protein → MKPSSGSHDVVEKELSAPADDGQIDFDELLRKYDTEARFRLTKGWQSILITVLAVSLSCFHLYTAGFGLLPIQMQGAVHLAMVLVLTLLLYPRSQKMDKKSPIPFYDFILAGLGATAALYLVFNYIALTERAGLPTEMDLAMGFLLIIMVLEATRRISNPVLSSLAIFALLYCYLGRSLPDFMSHRGFSIERIINHMYLGTEGLFGVPLEVSSTFVFMFILFGSVLDKTGIGKFIIDLSLALAGWSVGGPAKVAVVASGLMGTISGSSVANVCTVGMFTIPLMKSVGYKPEAAGAIEAAASTGGQIMPPVMGAGAFIMAQMLGRPYLEVAVAAIVPALLYYVALAVQVHFEARKEGLVGIPRNRLPSIVFLLKTKGFLLIPLFAIIYFLMAGYTPLMAAFFGILTCIPLSYLNKETRLTPKKLMEAFESGARSALSVACACACVGMIVGTGTLTGLALRIASGIIELSGGLLLPTLLLTMCASILLGTGLPTTANFIVTSTMAAPALLQLGVPPMAAYMFVFYFGIAADLTPPVALAAYAGAGIAGADPFKAGLMSFKLALAGLIVPYIYVYNPMLLFIDATPLPMAQAIVTALVGVFLLSMATIGFYRTHMNWPLRGLALLGAIGLLDPGTLTDIIGLGVLVFIHCIQVYRSRKNVPPSTPTTGEFAS, encoded by the coding sequence ATGAAACCGTCAAGCGGATCTCACGATGTCGTGGAAAAAGAACTGAGTGCGCCGGCCGACGATGGCCAGATAGATTTCGACGAATTACTGCGCAAATATGACACAGAGGCCCGTTTCAGACTGACCAAGGGGTGGCAATCGATTCTCATCACGGTCCTTGCCGTCTCCCTGTCCTGCTTTCACCTGTACACGGCCGGTTTCGGCCTGCTCCCCATCCAGATGCAAGGGGCCGTCCACCTTGCCATGGTGCTTGTCCTGACCTTGCTGCTGTATCCGCGCTCGCAAAAGATGGACAAAAAAAGCCCCATCCCCTTTTATGATTTTATCCTGGCGGGCCTCGGGGCCACGGCGGCTCTCTACCTTGTGTTCAACTACATCGCCCTGACCGAGCGGGCGGGCCTGCCGACCGAGATGGACCTCGCCATGGGGTTTCTGCTCATCATCATGGTGCTTGAAGCCACCCGCCGCATATCCAACCCGGTGTTGTCCTCTCTGGCCATATTCGCCCTGCTCTATTGCTATCTGGGGCGATCCCTGCCGGATTTCATGTCGCACAGGGGTTTTTCCATAGAACGCATCATCAACCACATGTACCTCGGGACGGAAGGCCTGTTCGGCGTTCCGCTGGAGGTCTCCTCCACCTTTGTCTTCATGTTTATTCTTTTCGGGTCGGTGCTGGATAAAACCGGCATCGGCAAATTCATCATCGACCTGTCTCTGGCGCTGGCGGGCTGGTCGGTCGGCGGCCCGGCCAAAGTGGCGGTCGTCGCGTCCGGCCTTATGGGCACCATTTCCGGGTCCTCGGTGGCCAACGTCTGCACCGTCGGCATGTTCACCATTCCGCTGATGAAAAGCGTGGGCTACAAGCCGGAAGCCGCCGGAGCCATTGAGGCCGCCGCGTCCACCGGCGGGCAGATCATGCCGCCGGTCATGGGCGCCGGGGCCTTCATCATGGCCCAAATGCTCGGGCGGCCCTACCTGGAAGTAGCGGTCGCGGCTATTGTTCCCGCGCTCCTGTATTACGTGGCCCTTGCCGTCCAGGTGCATTTCGAAGCCAGGAAGGAAGGGCTGGTGGGAATTCCCAGAAACCGCCTGCCCAGCATTGTGTTCCTGCTGAAGACCAAGGGCTTCCTGCTTATCCCGCTGTTCGCCATCATCTATTTCCTGATGGCGGGCTACACGCCGCTTATGGCCGCGTTTTTCGGCATCCTTACCTGCATTCCGCTGTCCTACCTGAACAAGGAAACCCGGCTTACCCCCAAAAAACTCATGGAAGCGTTTGAAAGCGGCGCGCGCTCGGCCCTCAGCGTGGCCTGCGCCTGCGCCTGCGTGGGCATGATCGTGGGTACCGGCACGTTGACGGGCCTTGCGCTGCGTATCGCCAGCGGCATCATTGAGCTCTCCGGCGGCCTCCTGCTGCCCACCCTGCTCCTGACCATGTGCGCCAGCATCCTGCTCGGCACGGGCCTGCCCACCACGGCCAACTTCATCGTGACCAGCACCATGGCCGCTCCCGCCTTGCTGCAGCTCGGCGTTCCCCCGATGGCGGCCTATATGTTCGTGTTCTATTTCGGCATCGCGGCGGACCTCACGCCGCCTGTCGCCCTGGCCGCCTATGCCGGAGCGGGCATTGCCGGAGCGGACCCCTTCAAGGCGGGGCTGATGTCGTTCAAGCTGGCGCTCGCCGGTTTGATCGTGCCCTACATTTATGTATACAACCCCATGCTGCTTTTTATCGACGCAACGCCGCTCCCCATGGCGCAGGCCATAGTAACCGCCTTGGTGGGCGTATTCCTGCTGTCCATGGCAACCATCGGATTCTACCGCACGCATATGAACTGGCCCCTGCGCGGCCTGGCGCTCCTCGGCGCCATCGGCCTGCTTGACCCGGGAACTCTGACCGACATTATCGGCCTCGGCGTCTTGGTGTTTATCCACTGCATCCAGGTCTACCGGAGCCGTAAGAATGTACCCCCTTCAACACCCACAACAGGAGAGTTTGCGTCATGA
- a CDS encoding conserved exported hypothetical protein (Evidence 4 : Homologs of previously reported genes of unknown function): protein MHRVLTLFAAPFRPRHTVVATALVAAALLSAMLPGWPLHALEITRATPESRAGDSMVLRAPALLGRPVQAGIIHSVQLTPVIDEYRVQEGRLWTWQERIMSHNAGLPSLKPERGRFVYDPPWMIVEGTGESWETIVYRVGTGELGRNTLCVSPSPCRDLWREMPGARLVFSVVPARL, encoded by the coding sequence ATGCACCGCGTCCTTACCCTCTTCGCGGCACCGTTCCGCCCCCGGCATACCGTTGTTGCAACGGCGCTCGTTGCCGCCGCGCTCCTCTCCGCGATGTTGCCCGGCTGGCCTCTTCACGCCCTGGAAATTACCCGCGCCACGCCGGAATCGCGCGCCGGGGACAGTATGGTGCTCCGCGCGCCCGCGCTTCTCGGCCGTCCCGTTCAGGCCGGTATAATCCACTCCGTGCAACTGACTCCGGTCATTGACGAATACCGGGTTCAGGAAGGACGCCTGTGGACCTGGCAGGAAAGGATCATGTCGCACAACGCCGGGCTGCCGTCCCTGAAACCCGAGCGCGGCCGGTTTGTGTACGATCCGCCCTGGATGATCGTCGAGGGAACGGGAGAGTCCTGGGAAACCATTGTGTACCGCGTCGGCACCGGGGAACTCGGCAGGAACACGCTCTGCGTCTCCCCGTCGCCGTGCCGGGACCTTTGGCGGGAGATGCCGGGTGCGCGGCTTGTGTTCAGCGTCGTTCCGGCCCGTTTATAA